A single Victivallis lenta DNA region contains:
- a CDS encoding glycosyltransferase family 2 protein translates to MKISVLMPAFNAEMFLREAVDSILNQTFGDFEFVIVDDCSTDATRQILEEYAGRDSRVKLFRNEVNRGIAATRNRLMAEASPESDYFALMDADDIALPERFEKQLEYLEAHPELAAAGSSIWIIDEESRRIGRRDYPSDPRRITAAMIRFNPISQSSVMIRRSAVKATGLYNPKYRAASDYDYWLRMQSRCSMANLPEPLMLYRISTTQCKRTNLKRTILVTLELQRRYLFSRRFFSPSAVVSHLAKYPLLLLPSGLIFRLFQRLAYKPADSPRK, encoded by the coding sequence ATGAAAATTTCTGTTCTGATGCCCGCTTTCAATGCGGAAATGTTTTTGCGGGAGGCGGTCGATTCGATTCTGAATCAGACCTTCGGCGACTTTGAATTCGTGATTGTCGATGACTGTTCGACCGATGCAACCCGGCAGATTCTCGAAGAATATGCCGGCCGGGACTCCCGGGTGAAACTATTCCGGAATGAGGTGAACCGGGGAATTGCCGCAACCCGGAACCGGCTGATGGCGGAAGCCTCTCCGGAGAGCGACTACTTTGCTCTGATGGACGCCGACGACATCGCGCTCCCGGAGCGGTTCGAAAAGCAGCTGGAGTACCTTGAGGCGCACCCCGAACTCGCGGCGGCGGGCAGTTCGATCTGGATCATCGATGAAGAGAGCCGCCGGATCGGCCGGCGCGACTATCCGTCCGATCCGCGCCGGATTACGGCGGCGATGATCCGGTTCAACCCGATTTCGCAGTCGAGCGTGATGATCCGCCGCTCGGCGGTCAAGGCGACCGGCCTGTACAATCCGAAGTACCGTGCGGCGAGCGATTATGATTACTGGCTCAGGATGCAGAGCCGCTGTTCGATGGCGAATTTGCCGGAGCCGCTGATGCTGTACCGCATCAGCACGACGCAATGCAAAAGGACAAACCTGAAGCGGACGATTCTCGTTACGCTCGAGCTTCAGCGCCGTTATCTGTTCTCCCGGCGTTTTTTCTCGCCGTCGGCGGTTGTATCGCACCTGGCGAAGTATCCGCTGCTTCTGCTGCCGTCCGGGCTGATTTTCCGGCTGTTTCAGCGTCTGGCCTATAAACCGGCGGATTCCCCGCGGAAATGA
- a CDS encoding exonuclease domain-containing protein, translating to MAAQASERVQQLIWHELGPFTVFDVETTGMSPANDRIVELAAIRVEADGTLQRFQTLIHPGRPIPAAATAVHHISDEMVSTAPRFKEAVRGFLKLAEESTLVAHNALFDLGFLQESLARTGLPLWSGKTLDSLRLLRKTHPGLPSYSLQSLRAYFQLPSEKGMNAHRAGADVEWTVKVLEIALTEALRRSAPQA from the coding sequence TCTGGCACGAACTCGGGCCGTTCACGGTATTCGACGTCGAAACCACCGGAATGAGCCCCGCCAACGACCGGATCGTGGAACTTGCCGCGATCCGGGTGGAAGCCGACGGGACGCTTCAGCGGTTTCAGACGCTGATCCACCCCGGGCGGCCGATTCCGGCCGCCGCGACTGCGGTGCACCATATTTCAGACGAGATGGTCAGCACCGCGCCGCGCTTCAAGGAAGCGGTCCGCGGTTTCCTGAAGCTGGCCGAGGAGAGCACGCTCGTCGCGCACAACGCGCTTTTCGACCTCGGCTTTCTTCAGGAGAGCCTTGCCCGGACCGGGCTGCCGCTCTGGAGCGGCAAGACGCTCGACTCGCTGCGCCTGCTGCGCAAAACTCATCCAGGGCTGCCCTCGTACAGCCTCCAGAGCCTGCGCGCCTATTTTCAGCTGCCGTCCGAAAAGGGGATGAACGCCCACCGCGCCGGAGCCGACGTGGAGTGGACCGTCAAAGTCCTTGAAATCGCCCTCACCGAAGCGCTGCGCCGCAGCGCGCCTCAGGCCTGA
- a CDS encoding glycosyltransferase family 2 protein: MSDSSSSLTVVIPCYNEADNIPRVIPEVLAFCREHGWRLILVNDGSKDNSAGLLAPYASESCRILTHRSNRGYGAALKSGLAAVETEYAVTIDSDGQHDLKDVGRLLELAVAKNADMVVGCRPVSDSSRYRRCGKWIIRTFAAFLIGRKFRDLNSGMKLYRTDTVRDYLQLCPDGMSFSDIILLLIASDRHLVLEESITIHPRTAGHSTIGLHTAKETLFEILNIAMLIHPQLVFSRIGTVFLLAGVAWGIRSYCYTRNLSTGSGMLLVTGCLIFMMGLLGEQVAQVRRMLAKQR, from the coding sequence ATGAGTGACAGCAGTTCTTCGCTCACGGTGGTGATTCCGTGCTACAACGAGGCCGACAACATTCCCCGGGTGATCCCGGAGGTGCTGGCGTTCTGTCGGGAGCATGGCTGGCGGCTGATTCTGGTGAATGACGGTTCAAAGGACAATTCGGCCGGGCTGCTTGCCCCATATGCCTCGGAGTCGTGCCGGATTCTCACGCACCGCAGCAACCGCGGCTATGGCGCCGCGCTCAAAAGCGGCCTCGCCGCCGTGGAGACGGAGTATGCCGTCACGATCGATTCCGATGGCCAGCACGACCTGAAGGATGTCGGCCGGCTGCTGGAGCTTGCCGTGGCGAAAAACGCGGATATGGTGGTCGGCTGCCGTCCGGTGAGCGATTCCAGCCGCTACCGCCGTTGCGGAAAGTGGATTATTCGCACCTTTGCGGCCTTCCTGATCGGGCGGAAATTCCGGGATCTGAATTCCGGCATGAAGCTCTACCGCACTGATACGGTTCGAGACTATCTGCAGCTCTGCCCGGACGGAATGTCGTTCAGCGACATCATTCTGCTTCTGATCGCGAGCGACCGCCATCTGGTGCTGGAGGAGTCGATTACGATTCACCCGAGAACGGCGGGACACAGCACGATCGGGCTTCATACCGCCAAGGAGACGCTGTTTGAAATTCTGAATATCGCGATGCTGATCCATCCGCAGCTGGTGTTTTCCCGCATCGGAACGGTTTTTCTGCTGGCGGGAGTCGCCTGGGGAATCCGGAGTTACTGCTACACCCGCAATCTGTCGACCGGCTCCGGCATGCTGCTGGTGACCGGGTGTCTGATTTTTATGATGGGGCTTCTGGGGGAACAGGTCGCGCAGGTCCGCCGGATGCTGGCGAAGCAGAGATGA
- a CDS encoding lipopolysaccharide biosynthesis protein yields the protein MNRDYKSFFGGSAAALGGVVVIGGCNYLTRRILAGSLSLDHYGFFYGMFSFVVFAVFVARLGTTEATAYLLPRAMAENKECEARSLFSWIGRFTLAATFCLVLAGALFSPWIARHLLDYPPGTFYWCLFLPYAVITGIDMFTIGCLNGMREFLVNNLIQSGKAVLLFLAVWLTAGSWGILSPILFYNLLFLISALSGLLHLRRRRGWSLTVPPGPGMAGRVFPVSVWLAMFAFGDTVVTHLSTVSLAVFSSLEEVALYNIAMPVAQIVKSLVALSVVFAPVATGMFVRGQYRDVRRLCLLVTGLELLAFPFLALVLWLFGDQIITLMFGSRFIPARNAMAVITSAMIFWAIAQFNMTALNAMGKQHWSAWITLAGALAAISGFCLFLPRGGALAAAVVSGGACVLWAAVSGVVLFRHLAGKIRQA from the coding sequence ATGAACCGCGATTACAAAAGCTTTTTCGGCGGTTCCGCCGCCGCGCTGGGAGGCGTCGTCGTTATCGGCGGCTGCAACTATCTGACACGCCGGATTCTGGCCGGATCGCTTTCTCTGGACCATTACGGCTTTTTTTACGGCATGTTTTCTTTCGTCGTTTTTGCGGTTTTCGTCGCCCGGCTCGGGACTACGGAGGCGACGGCTTACCTCCTGCCGCGGGCGATGGCGGAAAATAAGGAATGCGAAGCCCGTTCCCTGTTCAGCTGGATCGGCCGCTTCACGCTGGCCGCGACCTTTTGCCTGGTTTTGGCGGGGGCTCTGTTTTCGCCGTGGATCGCCCGGCATCTGCTCGATTATCCGCCCGGAACCTTCTACTGGTGCCTGTTTCTGCCGTACGCGGTCATTACGGGAATCGACATGTTCACGATCGGCTGTTTGAACGGCATGCGTGAATTTCTGGTCAACAACCTGATTCAGAGCGGGAAGGCGGTGCTGCTTTTTCTGGCGGTCTGGCTGACTGCCGGAAGCTGGGGAATCCTCTCTCCGATCCTGTTCTACAATTTGCTGTTCCTGATTTCGGCGCTGTCCGGTTTGCTGCATCTGCGGCGCAGGCGGGGATGGTCGCTGACCGTTCCGCCTGGGCCGGGAATGGCCGGGCGGGTTTTCCCGGTATCCGTATGGCTGGCGATGTTCGCGTTCGGAGATACGGTCGTCACGCACCTGAGCACGGTCAGCCTGGCCGTATTCTCGTCGCTGGAGGAGGTGGCGCTCTACAATATCGCGATGCCGGTCGCGCAGATCGTGAAGTCGCTGGTCGCGCTGTCGGTCGTGTTCGCTCCGGTGGCCACCGGGATGTTTGTGCGGGGGCAGTACCGCGATGTGCGGCGGCTCTGTCTGCTCGTCACCGGCCTGGAATTGCTGGCTTTCCCGTTTCTGGCACTGGTGCTTTGGCTGTTCGGCGATCAGATCATCACGCTCATGTTCGGCAGCCGCTTCATTCCGGCCCGGAATGCGATGGCCGTCATCACTTCGGCAATGATATTCTGGGCGATCGCCCAGTTCAATATGACGGCGCTCAACGCGATGGGCAAGCAGCACTGGTCGGCGTGGATCACGCTGGCGGGTGCGTTGGCGGCCATATCCGGATTCTGCCTCTTCCTGCCGCGCGGCGGAGCTCTGGCCGCAGCCGTTGTTTCGGGCGGCGCCTGTGTCCTGTGGGCGGCGGTAAGCGGAGTCGTTCTCTTCCGTCACCTGGCCGGGAAGATCCGTCAGGCCTGA